The window GAGAAAATAATTCGTCCCGTGTACATCGGTTATCTCCTTCCTCGTTATTGTGGAAAGAGTATTGCCGAAACCCATGGACGAGTTGAAGTCGAAAATAGTCATTTCTGCTCACAATGTGTTGTCATTACTACTGTTTCATGAAATTACTCAAGCCTTAACCGGACAGTAGTAACCGTGGTAATAAAATTCTGGAGTTCTAACCATCATCTTCGGCCTTTTGAGTATCAGCGGCCTTCCTCATGGCCCTGATCTCTTCAATAATCTCGGAACGGGACATAATTTCTTTTCGTTCAAGGATATTTATCATGGCTTCTGTTGTGTAAATCAAGGTTGTGACCAGATTCCTCAGAGAGGTGGTTGGTTGGTCTTTTTCATCCTTTTTGATCATAATTTCCAGCCAGTTATTTTCACGAATGAGTCGAGTTCTGAGATCAGGTTCTTTTGACAATCTTACTAAAAAATTTCTTAAATGTCTTGCCTTTGGACTCTACCGCAGCGAGCACCACGGTTACATTGTCCACTCCTCCCCCAGCCAGGGCCAGTTCGATTAAGTGGTGCGCCTTCTTGTCAAGGTCTTCATCCAAGGCCAGAACCTGCTCGATCATTTCTTCAGACACCATGTCGGTCAATCCGTCACTGCAAAGCAGATAAATATCCTCCTCTTGAAGGGGTGTTTGCATGATTTCAGGCATGACTTCAGGTTTGATGCCCATGGCCCGTGTCAGGGTATGGCCCATTGAAGAGATCACGGTCGAATCGTAGTTAATAACTCCCTTGAACTGGGGATCCTCTGAAAGCCGGTGATCCACAGTCAAACGATTCAATTCACCTGCTCGATGGCGAAAGACTCGGCTATCGCCCACATGCGCCACGAGCAAATCATCGCCCTCGGCCATGATCAGGACCAGGGTCGAGCCCATGTTATGCTGGGCCTTGTTATTTTGAGCTGAAGTATAAACCACCTGGTTTGCCAGGTAAATGGCCTGCAGGACCGTGTTAGACACAGGAGAACGATCGCTATCAAAAAAATTATATCTCTCCGGGTCCTCAAAGGGTTTTTTAAAGAAGAACGAAATATAATCGGAAATCGTCTGAGTGACGAGGGCGCTGGCCACTTCGCCAGCATTATGTCCACCCATGCCATCGGCCACGAGATACAGCCCCAGGGAGTCATCGAAAAAAAAGGAATCCTCGTTCTTCTCCCTGGTCAAGCCCACATCAGAGCTAGCTGCGCCGACTAGATGAGGCAAGGTTCACCGCCTTCCGGTAGAATGTTTACATCTTAGGCCTGGGACTGCTTCTTGGCAGCCAGTTCATCCAGCTTCTGGGCGACGGTACGCAGATGAGCGGCCATCTGTTCGGCGTTGTGGTAGCGTTTCTCCCGGTCCTTTATTAGGGCTTTATTGATGATCTGGACAACGGCTTTGGGTACTTTGGGGTTGTATTGCGAGATCGGTTCTGGTTCTTCGGAAGTGATCTTGAAGATAAGCGTGGTTAAATCATCAGCCCGAAAAGGCTGAGCACCAGCAAGGAGTTCATAGAGCAACACCCCCAGGGAAAAGATGTCTGAACGGCCATCAACTTTTTCTCCTTTGATCTGTTCCGGCGACATGTAAAAAGGAGTGCCCTTGACCACTCCGGTCTTGGTCTTGGATGTGGCTGTGGCGCGAGCGATTCCAAAGTCGGTGACCTTGACTCCGCCACGATCAAGGAGCATGATATTGGCCGGCTTAATATCCCGATGCACAATCCCTTGTTTATGAGCGTAGTCCAGGGCGCTGGCCACGTCGGCTGTGAGGTCGATGACCTGACGGAGGGGCAGCAGTTTTTCCTTGTTGGTATGTTCCTTGAGATCGTGACCCTCTAGATACTCCATGGCGATATAGCAGAGGTCCAAATCTTCGCCAGCATCATAGATGGTGACGATGTTCGGATGAGAGAGAATCCCGGCTGTTTCAGCTTCAATGAAAAACTGCTCCTTGATCTTTTTCGCTTCATCGGGTTCATATTCTTCCTCAAACCGGATGGTCTTAATAGCGGTTATCCGGTTGATCTTGGGATCTCTTCCTTGATAAACCACCCCCATAGCGCCCTTTCCCAAGATCTTGAGAATCTCATAACGGCCCAGGGTAGGTTTGGTGTCCTCGCTAATAACCAGGGTTCCATCATCAGCCTGCTGGCCTCCGGTGCCCAGACCGAATATCATGGTCTCTGAAGCGATATTAAGTTTTTTAATCTTTCCATTAATATCACGGTAATCCGAATCATGCTGGCCGATATACTCATACACTGAAACGGCCTTGTTCAGCATTCGTTTGCGCTCAAAATCCAGGGCGAGGTTATAGAGAATGTCTTTCAGGCCGTCATCTACCGGACAGCGCCTGAATTTGTCAAAAGCCAGGTCCAACTGACCCTGAGTTTGAAAATTAAGTCCGAGCATGCGGTTGATCTCGACCGACTCGCCCTCGATTTTCTCTTTACTCGCCTCGGTTACAAAGAAACGGGTGGTCGTGACAGCGGCATACCCGAAGATGGTGAGCAGGACGGGATAAGTTATTTTAAACCAGGCGTCCATGCCGATAAAAAGATAGAACCCGATCACGATAAGGCCCACGAGGACCACCCCGGAAACGATTGCCCCGGCCCGGGCCCGGAGGCGAGGCAGCAGGAGAGACAGGAA of the Deltaproteobacteria bacterium genome contains:
- a CDS encoding serine/threonine-protein phosphatase, with the translated sequence MPHLVGAASSDVGLTREKNEDSFFFDDSLGLYLVADGMGGHNAGEVASALVTQTISDYISFFFKKPFEDPERYNFFDSDRSPVSNTVLQAIYLANQVVYTSAQNNKAQHNMGSTLVLIMAEGDDLLVAHVGDSRVFRHRAGELNRLTVDHRLSEDPQFKGVINYDSTVISSMGHTLTRAMGIKPEVMPEIMQTPLQEEDIYLLCSDGLTDMVSEEMIEQVLALDEDLDKKAHHLIELALAGGGVDNVTVVLAAVESKGKTFKKFFSKIVKRT
- a CDS encoding CHASE2 domain-containing protein encodes the protein MIKKNPAMWLALLMTLIFLLLARFPIDFLESLELKTYDLRMRFRAGDEMTKTDIVVIEIDDDSITKLGRWPWPRSLVAQMVEKLKEQKARLIGLNVIFSEPEVAEGLKLIQELEKDFPAKFMITGGQEAKDFLSKLSTAQATLDHDKMLAQAISNAGNVVLPVFFEIGDYFTDPDKETEYEEVLLKNGVIHAQGMGQGFMIPAAKIIAPIPSFSEAALGLGHINSLPDRDGAVRREALLIDYNGLPFPAYTLRLAMLTQGVSFENIQIQGEEGLTVGRRFIPTNPPNLDFFITFTDSKAFPRFSFYDVINDKVDPAAFKDKIALISVSATGIDIPQVTPIDKTMSTGMFSANVLQNLLGGGFITRSGMMNLIELLVILLVGLFLSLLLPRLRARAGAIVSGVVLVGLIVIGFYLFIGMDAWFKITYPVLLTIFGYAAVTTTRFFVTEASKEKIEGESVEINRMLGLNFQTQGQLDLAFDKFRRCPVDDGLKDILYNLALDFERKRMLNKAVSVYEYIGQHDSDYRDINGKIKKLNIASETMIFGLGTGGQQADDGTLVISEDTKPTLGRYEILKILGKGAMGVVYQGRDPKINRITAIKTIRFEEEYEPDEAKKIKEQFFIEAETAGILSHPNIVTIYDAGEDLDLCYIAMEYLEGHDLKEHTNKEKLLPLRQVIDLTADVASALDYAHKQGIVHRDIKPANIMLLDRGGVKVTDFGIARATATSKTKTGVVKGTPFYMSPEQIKGEKVDGRSDIFSLGVLLYELLAGAQPFRADDLTTLIFKITSEEPEPISQYNPKVPKAVVQIINKALIKDREKRYHNAEQMAAHLRTVAQKLDELAAKKQSQA